The Streptomyces sp. SS1-1 genome has a segment encoding these proteins:
- a CDS encoding Yip1 family protein — protein sequence MAGFRIGRGGRNNGTPQTQQTPQGPSYGYPPPPQQPYGGSGGGGGWPQAHGGHGGHGAYGPGGHGPANHGEPEYFGDGGYPHAPADPYAANQPGHTQAFSVGEDPYTQGDTYRAGTAPAGPIGPRLHWKDLLRGVIFSPQQTFLQMRDYAMWGPALIVTFLYGLLAVFGFDGAREDAINATLSNAVPIVLTTAVAMVLSAFVLGVVTHTLARQLGGDGAWQPTVGLSMLIMSLSDAPRLVVAMFAGGDASFVQILGWATWVAGGALLTLMVSKSHDLPWPKALGASAIQLVALLSIVKLGTF from the coding sequence GTGGCTGGATTCAGGATCGGACGGGGCGGCAGGAACAACGGCACCCCGCAGACGCAGCAGACGCCCCAGGGACCGTCGTACGGCTACCCGCCGCCGCCGCAGCAGCCGTACGGCGGCTCGGGCGGCGGAGGCGGCTGGCCGCAGGCGCACGGCGGACACGGCGGGCACGGTGCCTACGGCCCCGGCGGACACGGCCCGGCGAACCACGGCGAGCCGGAGTACTTCGGCGACGGCGGCTACCCGCACGCCCCCGCCGACCCGTACGCGGCGAACCAGCCCGGTCACACCCAGGCGTTCTCCGTCGGCGAGGACCCGTACACGCAGGGCGACACCTACCGGGCGGGCACGGCCCCGGCCGGCCCGATCGGCCCCCGCCTGCACTGGAAGGACCTCCTGCGGGGCGTGATCTTCTCGCCCCAGCAGACGTTCCTGCAGATGCGGGACTACGCGATGTGGGGCCCCGCCCTGATCGTGACGTTCCTCTACGGCCTGCTCGCCGTCTTCGGCTTCGACGGCGCCCGCGAGGACGCGATCAACGCGACCCTCTCCAACGCCGTCCCGATCGTCCTGACCACCGCCGTCGCCATGGTCCTGTCGGCCTTCGTCCTGGGCGTCGTCACCCACACCCTGGCCCGCCAGCTCGGCGGCGACGGCGCCTGGCAGCCCACGGTCGGCCTCTCCATGCTGATCATGTCCCTGTCGGACGCGCCGCGCCTGGTCGTCGCGATGTTCGCGGGCGGCGACGCCTCGTTCGTCCAGATCCTCGGCTGGGCCACCTGGGTGGCGGGCGGCGCCCTGCTCACCCTGATGGTCTCCAAGTCCCACGACCTCCCCTGGCCGAAGGCCCTGGGCGCGAGCGCGATCCAGCTGGTCGCCCTGCTGTCGATCGTGAAGCTCGGCACCTTCTAG
- a CDS encoding Type 1 glutamine amidotransferase-like domain-containing protein produces the protein MKLLLTSAGITNPTIKDALVRLLGKPIAESDALCVPTAGYGHPMGSPASAWRFIAGQSPLPMCDLGWRSLGVLELTALPSVGAERWVPWVQEADVLLVNGGDALYLAHWMRRSGLADLLPSLSEKVWVGLSAGSMAMTPRIGAYFVEWTAPTDDDTALTVVDGTVEVVSEGTWRHFPA, from the coding sequence GTGAAGCTTCTCCTCACGTCGGCGGGCATCACCAACCCCACCATCAAGGACGCGCTCGTGCGGCTGCTGGGCAAGCCGATCGCCGAGTCGGACGCCCTGTGCGTCCCCACCGCGGGGTACGGGCACCCCATGGGCAGCCCCGCCAGTGCCTGGCGCTTCATCGCGGGACAGTCCCCCCTGCCCATGTGCGACCTGGGGTGGAGGTCCCTGGGGGTGCTGGAGCTGACCGCGCTGCCCAGCGTCGGCGCGGAGCGCTGGGTCCCCTGGGTCCAGGAGGCGGACGTCCTGCTGGTGAACGGCGGCGACGCGCTGTACCTGGCCCACTGGATGCGGCGGTCAGGCCTGGCGGACCTGCTGCCGTCGCTGAGCGAGAAGGTCTGGGTGGGTCTGAGCGCCGGGAGCATGGCGATGACCCCGCGTATCGGCGCGTACTTCGTCGAGTGGACGGCGCCTACCGACGACGACACCGCCCTCACGGTCGTCGACGGCACGGTCGAGGTCGTCTCCGAGGGCACCTGGCGCCATTTCCCGGCCTGA
- a CDS encoding phosphoribosyltransferase — protein sequence MSDAPVRENLTYERFGTAVRELAQTIADDGYQPDIVLSIARGGVFVAGGLAYALDCKNLHLVNVEFYTGVGTTLDMPVMLAPVPNAIDFTDKKVLIADDVADTGKTLKLVHDFCVEHVAEVRSAVIYEKSHSLVKCEYVWKRTDDWINFPWSVLPPVHKSGEAAKENKEAL from the coding sequence ATGAGCGACGCCCCCGTGCGGGAGAACCTGACCTACGAGCGTTTCGGCACCGCCGTCCGCGAGCTGGCGCAGACCATCGCCGACGACGGGTACCAGCCGGACATCGTGCTGAGCATCGCCCGCGGCGGCGTCTTCGTCGCCGGCGGTCTCGCGTACGCGCTCGACTGCAAGAACCTGCACCTGGTGAACGTCGAGTTCTACACCGGTGTCGGGACCACGCTGGACATGCCGGTCATGCTGGCGCCCGTTCCGAACGCGATCGACTTCACCGACAAGAAGGTGCTGATCGCCGACGACGTCGCCGACACCGGCAAGACGCTCAAGCTCGTCCACGACTTCTGCGTCGAGCACGTCGCCGAGGTCCGCTCCGCCGTGATCTACGAGAAGTCCCACTCCCTCGTGAAGTGCGAGTACGTCTGGAAGCGCACGGACGACTGGATCAACTTCCCGTGGAGCGTTCTGCCTCCCGTGCACAAGTCGGGCGAGGCGGCCAAGGAGAACAAGGAAGCCCTCTGA
- the dcd gene encoding dCTP deaminase, with the protein MLLSDKDIRAEIDAGRVRIDPYDHSMVQPSSIDVRLDRYFRVFENHRYPHIDPSIEQADLTRLVEPEGDEPFILHPGEFVLASTYEVITLPDDLASRLEGKSSLGRLGLVTHSTAGFIDPGFSGHVTLELSNLATLPIKLWPGMKIGQLCMFRLTSPAEFPYGSERYGSRYQGQRGPTASRSFQNFHRTQV; encoded by the coding sequence GTGCTTCTCTCAGACAAGGACATCCGGGCCGAGATCGACGCCGGGCGGGTACGGATCGATCCCTACGACCACTCCATGGTGCAGCCGTCCAGCATCGACGTACGGCTGGACCGGTACTTCCGGGTGTTCGAGAACCACCGGTACCCGCACATCGACCCCTCCATCGAGCAGGCGGATCTCACGCGGCTGGTGGAGCCGGAGGGCGACGAGCCGTTCATCCTGCACCCCGGTGAGTTCGTGCTGGCCTCCACGTACGAGGTGATCACGCTGCCCGACGATCTCGCCTCCCGGCTGGAGGGCAAGTCCTCGCTGGGGCGGCTCGGGCTCGTCACGCACTCGACGGCCGGGTTCATCGACCCGGGGTTCAGCGGGCACGTCACCCTGGAGCTGTCGAACCTCGCCACGCTGCCGATCAAGCTGTGGCCGGGCATGAAGATCGGGCAGCTGTGCATGTTCCGGCTGACCTCGCCCGCCGAGTTCCCGTACGGCAGCGAGCGGTACGGGTCGCGGTACCAGGGGCAGCGCGGACCGACCGCGTCCCGGTCCTTCCAGAACTTCCATCGGACCCAGGTGTGA
- a CDS encoding DUF5615 family PIN-like protein, producing MRILIDENVPVQMLEMLRRLLPGHDVRHVSEIKWAGKKDLALLPDAAKRGFEVFLTKDGRQLEDPSETSAIKKSGMHHIRFSHGHKGMAGLGLAMGAVIAAMPLIVRELDTAHGQQLVHIKGLNPGSKQRFDRVDPAKQPPRYWPR from the coding sequence ATGCGAATCCTCATCGACGAGAACGTCCCGGTACAGATGCTGGAGATGCTCCGGCGGCTGCTGCCCGGGCACGACGTGCGCCACGTCAGTGAGATCAAGTGGGCGGGGAAGAAGGATCTCGCGCTCCTCCCCGATGCTGCGAAGAGAGGCTTCGAAGTCTTTCTCACCAAGGATGGGCGTCAGCTGGAGGATCCGTCGGAGACGTCCGCGATCAAGAAGTCCGGCATGCACCACATCCGGTTCAGCCACGGTCACAAGGGCATGGCCGGTCTGGGGCTGGCCATGGGCGCTGTGATCGCCGCGATGCCTCTGATCGTCCGTGAGCTCGATACGGCGCACGGCCAGCAGCTCGTGCACATCAAAGGCTTGAACCCCGGCAGTAAGCAGCGGTTCGATCGGGTCGACCCTGCCAAGCAGCCGCCTCGTTACTGGCCGCGATAG
- a CDS encoding DUF433 domain-containing protein, which produces MGLPDNFQEFAPRAGVVVPHLLRPKQHVRVDPDTQGGQPVITGTRVPFDAVAELVEDGVPLDEIAAYYPGVTVEAARDAVSFALYVDSYSPGPRAA; this is translated from the coding sequence GTGGGGCTGCCGGATAACTTCCAGGAGTTCGCGCCCCGCGCCGGCGTTGTCGTCCCACACCTTCTGCGGCCCAAGCAACACGTCAGAGTGGACCCGGACACGCAAGGGGGACAGCCGGTCATCACCGGCACTCGCGTCCCGTTCGACGCCGTCGCGGAGCTGGTGGAGGACGGCGTCCCGCTCGACGAGATCGCCGCGTATTACCCCGGCGTGACAGTGGAGGCCGCCCGCGATGCGGTGTCCTTCGCACTGTATGTGGACAGCTACAGCCCGGGACCGCGCGCTGCCTGA
- a CDS encoding excisionase family DNA-binding protein codes for MADRLLTVAEAAEQLGTGERFVRRLIAERRIRYVKLGRPVRVPESAVTEYIEARTVEPTRRTRTRYGRAA; via the coding sequence ATGGCTGACCGCCTCCTGACGGTGGCCGAAGCCGCCGAACAGCTCGGTACCGGCGAACGCTTCGTTCGCCGTCTGATCGCCGAGCGCCGCATTCGCTACGTCAAGCTCGGACGTCCCGTGCGCGTCCCCGAGAGTGCCGTCACCGAGTACATCGAGGCGCGCACGGTCGAGCCGACCCGGCGCACCCGCACTCGGTACGGGCGGGCCGCCTGA
- a CDS encoding fatty acid desaturase family protein — MTMATTTATRSDTPGSDFARLSKKIADAGLLGRRPGYYTLRITAVTGLYAAGWAAFVLVGASWWTLAIAAFLAVMYGQVALVAHDMAHRQVFRRRRASELSGRIAGATIGMSYGWWQDKHTRHHANPNTEDLDPDIGPDLLVWSPDQARAATGLPRLLGRWQAFLFFPLLTLEGFNLHVASGRAMANRRLKRRAVDGALLLGHCAVYLAALFWVLPPGMAIAFLAVHQCLFGVYLGSAFAPNHKGMPILTADDRPDFLRRQVLTSRNVNGGRFTDLALGGLNHQIEHHLFPSMPSPNLRKARAIVRRYCRDLGVDYAETGLVASYRLALTSLHDAGAPLRRTRVPT; from the coding sequence ATGACCATGGCCACCACCACCGCCACGCGCTCCGACACTCCCGGCAGCGACTTCGCCCGGCTGTCGAAGAAGATTGCGGATGCCGGACTGCTGGGGCGCCGCCCCGGCTACTACACGTTACGCATCACCGCCGTGACCGGGCTCTACGCCGCCGGATGGGCCGCGTTCGTCCTCGTCGGCGCCTCCTGGTGGACACTGGCGATCGCCGCGTTCCTGGCCGTGATGTACGGGCAAGTCGCCCTGGTCGCCCATGACATGGCCCACCGGCAGGTGTTCCGCCGCCGCCGGGCCAGCGAGTTGTCCGGACGGATCGCCGGCGCGACGATCGGCATGAGTTACGGCTGGTGGCAGGACAAGCACACCCGTCACCACGCCAACCCCAACACCGAGGACCTCGACCCCGACATCGGCCCCGACCTGCTCGTCTGGTCCCCGGACCAGGCCCGCGCCGCCACCGGACTGCCCCGCCTGCTCGGCCGCTGGCAGGCGTTCCTCTTCTTTCCCCTGCTCACGCTGGAGGGCTTCAACCTGCACGTGGCGAGCGGCAGGGCCATGGCCAACCGCCGGCTCAAACGCCGGGCGGTCGACGGCGCTCTGCTCCTGGGGCACTGCGCCGTCTACCTGGCCGCCCTGTTCTGGGTCCTGCCGCCCGGGATGGCGATCGCCTTCCTCGCCGTCCACCAGTGCCTGTTCGGCGTCTACCTCGGTTCGGCCTTCGCACCCAACCACAAGGGGATGCCGATCCTGACGGCCGACGACCGCCCCGACTTCCTCCGCCGCCAGGTGCTGACCTCACGCAACGTCAACGGCGGCCGGTTCACCGACCTGGCGCTCGGTGGCCTGAACCACCAGATCGAGCACCACCTGTTCCCGAGCATGCCCAGCCCCAACCTGCGCAAGGCCCGCGCCATCGTCCGGCGGTACTGCCGGGACCTGGGCGTCGACTACGCGGAAACGGGCCTGGTCGCCTCCTACCGGTTGGCACTCACCAGCCTCCACGACGCCGGCGCCCCGCTCCGACGGACCCGCGTCCCCACTTAG
- a CDS encoding DUF5994 family protein, translated as MTATVSPPTTSEDRRPTSPVRLSLAPAGSAPLLLDGAWWPRSRDLTAELPALASVLDPLWGRITRITVNPAQWPVVPRKVPVAGHVVKVGWFRFEQDEHELLLLSYHVGRWNLLVVPPRTPPTAAAWLMAAASDSRRAATASSLLADAARLTVTAEADRTREAVWESEGGHGAGASVTSPWLRVAVATAEDRPEMV; from the coding sequence ATGACTGCGACCGTCTCCCCTCCGACGACGTCCGAAGACCGGCGTCCCACGTCCCCCGTACGTCTCTCGCTCGCCCCAGCCGGTTCGGCACCGCTCCTGCTGGACGGAGCCTGGTGGCCACGCTCGCGTGATCTCACCGCCGAACTGCCTGCCCTGGCGTCCGTTCTCGATCCGCTGTGGGGGCGGATCACCCGGATCACGGTGAACCCCGCCCAGTGGCCGGTCGTCCCGCGTAAGGTGCCTGTCGCCGGGCATGTGGTGAAGGTGGGCTGGTTCCGCTTCGAGCAGGACGAGCACGAGTTGCTGCTGCTCTCCTACCACGTGGGCCGCTGGAACCTGCTGGTCGTTCCCCCGCGGACGCCTCCGACCGCGGCCGCCTGGCTGATGGCCGCCGCGAGCGACTCGCGCCGGGCGGCGACCGCGAGCAGCCTGCTGGCGGATGCCGCGCGTCTGACGGTGACCGCCGAGGCCGACCGCACCAGGGAAGCGGTGTGGGAGTCCGAAGGAGGACATGGAGCCGGTGCTTCCGTCACTTCTCCATGGCTTCGAGTCGCCGTCGCCACCGCGGAGGACCGGCCGGAAATGGTGTGA
- a CDS encoding DUF5994 family protein, producing the protein MNTTQLRPHAAPFRPRAARLVLGSASRFGRPDGAWWPRTRDLARELGELADVIDPLWGRLTHVAVNPRHWRPLPHGVVVVNGYEVAVDRFTEVLNPHRILLQSYTAGRWDLLVVPPPTSASSAARLMAAVA; encoded by the coding sequence ATGAACACCACTCAGCTCCGTCCGCACGCGGCACCGTTCCGACCACGTGCCGCACGCCTCGTCCTAGGATCCGCCAGCCGCTTCGGCCGTCCGGACGGCGCCTGGTGGCCACGGACCCGCGACCTGGCACGAGAACTCGGCGAACTGGCCGACGTGATCGATCCGCTGTGGGGCCGGCTCACCCACGTGGCCGTCAATCCCCGCCACTGGCGGCCTCTTCCGCACGGCGTGGTCGTCGTCAACGGCTACGAGGTGGCGGTCGACCGATTCACCGAGGTGCTCAACCCGCACAGGATCCTGCTGCAGTCCTACACTGCGGGCCGTTGGGATCTCCTCGTGGTGCCGCCCCCGACGAGCGCGTCGTCAGCGGCCCGGCTCATGGCGGCCGTGGCGTAG
- a CDS encoding DUF5994 family protein, which translates to MSDPDPPRVTRLLPDAVHQAVSRPGTAVVRLETTHDRKGALDGAWWPRSRDIAGELPGLVSALSEYLGPITRVGLDTDAWDELPTRLTIDGRVVRIDSFPVGDDTVLITRGSNDLFSLLVVPPHTAADAARAAMAAAMRPGSQTPAEQILIDTGTERVGPGHAPTAALRHGRHEPGR; encoded by the coding sequence ATGTCCGACCCCGACCCCCCGCGGGTGACCAGGCTCCTGCCCGACGCTGTGCATCAGGCGGTTTCGCGACCTGGAACCGCCGTGGTGCGGCTCGAGACGACCCATGACCGGAAGGGTGCGCTCGACGGAGCGTGGTGGCCCCGCTCCCGCGACATCGCCGGTGAACTGCCCGGCCTCGTCTCCGCGCTGTCCGAGTACCTCGGGCCGATCACACGTGTCGGTCTGGACACCGACGCCTGGGACGAGCTGCCGACGCGGCTGACGATCGACGGTCGTGTCGTCCGCATCGACTCCTTCCCGGTCGGAGACGACACCGTTCTCATCACCCGGGGCAGCAATGATCTCTTTTCGCTGCTGGTGGTTCCGCCCCACACCGCGGCCGACGCGGCCCGCGCGGCCATGGCCGCAGCCATGCGCCCAGGCAGTCAGACGCCGGCGGAACAGATCCTCATCGACACCGGCACGGAGCGTGTGGGCCCGGGGCACGCACCCACCGCTGCTCTACGCCACGGCCGCCATGAGCCGGGCCGCTGA
- a CDS encoding NAD(P)-binding domain-containing protein, with amino-acid sequence MSNTSVSTTDHQQPVVVIGAGPVGLAAAAHLVERGAEPLVLEAGQSAATAVREWAHVRLFSPWAEVTDPAAEKLLASTGWVRPDGTTYPTGGDWVERYLQPLADVLGDQVRYGVTVTGVARAGRDRIVDSGREEQPFTVHIETADGGEERITARAVIDASGTWSVPGPMGANGIPALGEKSASDRITYRVPDLKDPAVRARYAGKRTAVVGSGASAFTALALLADLAGEEADTHAVWILRRGIGDATYGGGEADQLPARGALGLRAKAAVEQGHASAVTGFRTGAVERDGHRLVLVAEDGRRLEPVDEVIVLTGFRPDLSFLSELRLGLDERLQAPTALAPLIDPNVHSCGTVYPHGVKELSHPEQGVYLAGMKSYGRAPTFLAMTGYEQVRSITAALAGDHEAAERVELTLPETGVCGGAGLFDEPDAARSGEGGGCCAAPATLHIGIGAPAASGGC; translated from the coding sequence GTGTCCAACACCAGCGTGTCCACCACCGACCACCAGCAGCCCGTTGTGGTCATCGGCGCCGGCCCCGTCGGCCTGGCCGCAGCCGCACACCTCGTCGAGCGCGGCGCGGAGCCCCTGGTGCTGGAGGCCGGCCAGTCCGCTGCCACTGCGGTGCGCGAGTGGGCGCACGTCCGCCTGTTCTCGCCCTGGGCCGAGGTCACCGACCCGGCCGCCGAGAAGCTGCTCGCTTCAACCGGCTGGGTCCGCCCCGACGGGACGACGTACCCGACCGGCGGCGACTGGGTCGAGCGGTACCTCCAGCCGCTCGCGGACGTCCTCGGCGACCAGGTCCGCTACGGAGTGACGGTCACCGGCGTGGCCCGCGCCGGCCGGGACCGGATCGTCGACTCCGGCCGCGAGGAGCAGCCCTTCACCGTGCACATCGAGACAGCGGACGGCGGCGAGGAGCGGATCACCGCCCGCGCCGTCATCGACGCCTCCGGCACCTGGTCCGTGCCCGGCCCGATGGGTGCGAACGGCATCCCCGCCCTCGGTGAGAAGTCCGCTTCCGACCGCATCACCTACCGCGTCCCCGACCTGAAGGACCCGGCCGTCCGAGCCCGCTACGCCGGCAAGCGCACGGCGGTCGTCGGTTCCGGCGCCTCCGCCTTCACCGCTCTCGCCCTGCTCGCCGACCTGGCCGGGGAAGAGGCGGACACACACGCGGTCTGGATCCTGCGCCGAGGCATCGGCGACGCCACGTACGGCGGCGGCGAGGCCGACCAGCTCCCGGCCCGCGGCGCCCTCGGCCTGCGTGCCAAGGCGGCGGTGGAGCAGGGGCACGCGAGCGCCGTCACCGGATTCCGGACCGGGGCCGTCGAGCGGGATGGCCACCGGCTGGTCCTCGTCGCCGAGGACGGCCGCCGCCTGGAACCGGTCGACGAGGTCATCGTCCTGACCGGCTTCCGCCCCGACCTCTCCTTCCTCTCCGAGCTCCGCCTCGGCCTCGACGAGCGCCTCCAAGCCCCGACCGCGCTGGCTCCGCTGATCGACCCGAACGTCCACTCCTGCGGCACGGTCTACCCGCACGGCGTGAAGGAGCTGTCCCACCCGGAGCAGGGCGTCTACCTGGCCGGCATGAAGTCCTACGGCCGCGCCCCCACCTTCCTCGCCATGACCGGCTACGAGCAGGTCCGCTCCATCACGGCCGCACTCGCCGGTGACCACGAGGCGGCCGAACGCGTCGAGCTGACCCTGCCGGAGACCGGTGTGTGTGGCGGCGCGGGTCTGTTCGACGAGCCCGACGCCGCGCGGAGCGGCGAAGGCGGAGGTTGCTGCGCGGCCCCTGCCACGCTGCACATCGGCATCGGCGCACCGGCCGCCTCCGGCGGCTGCTGA
- a CDS encoding flavin-containing monooxygenase produces the protein MEHVDVAVIGGGQSGLATAHALRKQGLAPVILEASGQPAGSWPRYYDSLTLFSPAARSSLPGLPFGGDPDRYPHRDEVVSYLLRYAERLDADVRTGMRVQEVRMSDGAFVLTLEAGERMTARGIVAASGTFGRPHRPALPGLDDFTGTVLHAAEYRGPEPLAGLGGSPAGGWGRVVVVGAGNSAVQIAAELATHTRVTLAARHPVRFARQRPLGRDLHWWLQRTGLDTLPVGRFLRTPPTQLVIDDGRYRAAVAAGAPDLRPVFSAIDGTKATWTDGATEEIDTIVLATGYRPDLGYLRPLGALDCDGHPRHREGLSTTHPGLAYVGLEWQRSLSSNSLRGVGRDAALVVRRLVAHLDAR, from the coding sequence ATGGAACACGTCGACGTGGCGGTCATCGGTGGTGGCCAGTCCGGACTGGCCACCGCACACGCCCTGCGCAAGCAGGGTCTGGCACCGGTGATCCTGGAAGCGTCCGGGCAGCCGGCGGGGTCATGGCCCCGCTACTACGACAGCCTCACCCTCTTCTCCCCCGCGGCCCGCAGCTCCCTTCCGGGCCTGCCGTTCGGCGGCGATCCGGACCGCTACCCGCACCGGGACGAGGTCGTCTCCTACCTGCTGCGTTACGCCGAGCGCCTGGACGCCGACGTTCGCACCGGTATGCGTGTGCAGGAGGTGCGTATGAGCGACGGAGCCTTCGTCCTCACCCTGGAAGCCGGAGAACGCATGACGGCCCGGGGCATCGTGGCGGCCTCTGGAACCTTCGGCCGGCCTCACCGGCCCGCCCTCCCAGGGTTGGACGACTTCACGGGCACCGTGCTGCACGCGGCCGAGTACCGGGGGCCGGAACCACTCGCCGGGCTGGGGGGCTCCCCGGCCGGAGGCTGGGGGAGGGTGGTGGTCGTCGGGGCCGGCAACTCGGCGGTGCAGATCGCCGCCGAGCTGGCCACACATACCCGGGTGACGCTCGCGGCGCGGCATCCGGTGCGGTTCGCCCGGCAGCGCCCGCTGGGCCGGGACCTGCACTGGTGGCTACAGCGGACAGGGCTCGACACCCTGCCGGTGGGCAGGTTCCTGCGCACGCCGCCGACACAGTTGGTGATCGACGACGGCCGCTACCGCGCCGCGGTTGCAGCCGGCGCCCCTGACTTGCGCCCGGTGTTCAGCGCGATCGACGGCACGAAGGCGACATGGACCGACGGCGCCACCGAGGAGATCGACACGATCGTCCTGGCCACCGGGTACCGACCCGACCTCGGCTATCTGCGCCCGCTCGGCGCCCTCGACTGCGACGGCCACCCGCGCCACCGGGAGGGCCTGTCGACCACCCATCCCGGACTGGCGTACGTCGGCCTGGAATGGCAGCGCAGCCTCTCCTCGAACTCCCTGCGCGGGGTCGGCAGGGACGCCGCCCTCGTCGTACGGCGCCTTGTCGCCCATCTCGACGCCCGCTGA
- a CDS encoding ArsR/SmtB family transcription factor, which translates to MSNVKALPLLERSEAPVAAVPCCPPLSERPFTAEEAERTARMFKALGDPVRLRLFSAVASHEGGEACVCDISDVGVSQPTVSHHLKKLKEAGLLTSERRGTWVYYRVEPSVLAAMGQLLAVR; encoded by the coding sequence ATGTCGAATGTCAAGGCACTGCCGCTGCTGGAACGATCCGAGGCCCCCGTCGCCGCGGTGCCGTGCTGCCCGCCGTTGAGCGAGCGTCCCTTCACCGCCGAGGAGGCCGAGCGCACGGCCCGTATGTTCAAGGCGCTCGGCGACCCCGTGCGGCTGCGGCTGTTCTCGGCCGTCGCCTCGCACGAGGGCGGCGAGGCGTGCGTGTGCGACATCTCCGACGTCGGTGTCTCGCAGCCGACCGTCTCCCACCACCTCAAGAAACTCAAGGAGGCCGGCCTGCTCACGTCCGAGCGGCGCGGCACCTGGGTCTACTACCGGGTCGAGCCGTCGGTACTGGCGGCGATGGGACAACTGCTGGCCGTTCGGTAG
- a CDS encoding ArsO family NAD(P)H-dependent flavin-containing monooxygenase, producing the protein MTQHSDVVVIGGGQAGLAAGYHLRRLGLDFVVLDAQATPGGAWQHTWDSLHLFSPAAFSSLPGRLMPPQPGQEYPDAGHLVAYLSDYEKRYDLPVQRPVRVIGVHADSRLLRVETDSGPWYTRAVISATGTWWRPFLPAVPGRGDFQGRQLHTVSYRGPRDFAGQRVIVVGGGNSGAQIAADLAHDTELTWVTRRPPRYLADDIDGRALFDAATARRRALDEGRTDTGGVASLGDVVAVPPVREARDAGRLKASPMFARLDRDGVAWVDGTRAPADVVIWCTGFRPALSHLSPLGPRGPRGHIPTQGTRAVADPRLHLLGYGDWTGPASATLIGVGRPARDAAREIAGLLEGAR; encoded by the coding sequence ATGACACAGCACTCCGACGTGGTGGTGATCGGCGGCGGTCAGGCAGGGCTCGCCGCCGGCTACCACCTGCGCCGCCTGGGCCTCGACTTCGTCGTCCTCGACGCCCAGGCCACCCCGGGCGGGGCCTGGCAGCACACCTGGGACTCGCTCCACCTGTTCTCCCCGGCAGCCTTCTCCTCGCTCCCCGGCCGCCTCATGCCGCCGCAGCCGGGCCAGGAGTACCCGGACGCCGGGCACCTGGTCGCCTACCTGAGCGACTACGAGAAGCGATACGACCTCCCGGTGCAGCGACCCGTCCGGGTGATCGGCGTGCACGCCGACAGCCGGCTGCTGCGAGTGGAGACCGACTCCGGCCCGTGGTACACACGCGCGGTGATCAGCGCGACCGGCACTTGGTGGCGTCCCTTCCTCCCCGCCGTCCCCGGCCGCGGCGACTTCCAGGGCAGGCAACTGCACACCGTCTCGTACCGCGGACCGCGGGACTTCGCGGGCCAACGCGTGATCGTCGTCGGGGGCGGCAACTCCGGCGCGCAGATCGCCGCCGACCTCGCCCACGACACCGAACTGACCTGGGTGACCCGGCGTCCGCCCCGGTACCTCGCCGACGACATCGACGGCCGCGCCCTGTTCGACGCGGCCACCGCCCGACGACGCGCCCTCGACGAGGGCCGCACCGACACCGGAGGCGTCGCCTCGCTGGGGGACGTCGTCGCCGTACCGCCCGTGCGCGAGGCCCGGGACGCCGGGCGGCTCAAAGCGTCACCCATGTTCGCCCGCCTCGACCGCGACGGCGTCGCCTGGGTCGACGGCACGCGAGCGCCCGCCGACGTGGTGATCTGGTGCACCGGCTTCCGGCCTGCCCTCTCCCACCTGTCACCCCTGGGCCCGCGCGGCCCGCGCGGCCACATCCCCACCCAGGGCACGCGTGCAGTGGCGGACCCCCGGCTGCACCTCCTCGGATACGGAGACTGGACGGGCCCCGCCTCCGCCACGCTCATCGGCGTCGGACGGCCGGCCCGCGACGCAGCGCGGGAGATCGCCGGGCTTCTCGAAGGAGCAAGGTGA